DNA from Salinibacterium sp. dk2585:
CGCGGCGGAGTGACGCAGGATGCTCAGCCCGTCCTCCGAGTCAATGCGCACGGGTTCGACCTCGTCAGCGTCCGTGACAGTTGCAGCCAGGTCCCTCAGCTCGCCGTTGACGCGCATTGCGACGATGTCGCGATCTGTGAAGAGGTCAAATCCTGACTGCTGGCTCATTCGGCCCAGTTTAGTGGGCGGATGCCATCCGCTCTGCCGTGCCCGGAAACACTGAAGGCCCCGGATTTCTCCGGGGCCTTCGATATCTGCTGGGCGATACTGGGATCGAACCAGCGCCAGCGCCGACAGGCGGTTGCGAGGTCGCTCGTTCGATCCCGCCAGAAACAGTTGAAGCCCCGACTCGCGTCGGGGCTTCAACTCTTGGTGGGCGATACTGGGATCGAACCAGTGACCTCTTCCGTGTCAGGGAAGCGCGCTACCGCTGCGCCAATCGCCCATTGTGTTGTCGTACCGAGTGGAGGTGGCGACGGGATTCGAACCCGTGTGGACGGCTTTGCAGGCCGCTGCCTCGCCTCTCGGCCACGCCACCGTGGAGGGTTCCCACGTGCGTGAGACTTCACTCGAGCGGATGACGAGATTCGAACTCGCGACCCTCACCTTGGCAAGGTGATGCGCTACCACTGCGCCACATCCGCATTTGCTCGCATTTCTGCGTGCTCAGGAACTCTATCCGATGAATCTCTCCGACACCAAACCGGCGCAGCCCGGGCGCGTCACGCGCCGATCTGGTGGCGGTCGAGGTGTGCACGGCGCCACCGAAACCTGTGGCAAGATTGTCATTGACGGGCGATTGGCGCAGTTGGTAGCGCGCTTCCTTCACACGGAAGAGGTCATCAGTTCGAGTCTGGTATCGCCCACCACACAGCACACTGCTTCGCAACGCGAATGCCCGGGTCTCCCCGTGCAGTGGCTTCGGTTCAGCCGCGGGAGCCTGCCGCCCTTCGGGCATGCCCCAGCGCCAGGACGCCTCTTACGCAGGCAGCGACCGCGATCGACAGCACGAGCGTCGCGAGCACCGCTGCGACCTGCCCCAGCATCAGCGTGGGCTGGCCGGTGAAGAAGAAACCGGCTCGGTCGTCGACGACACCGATCGCGAGTAGCCCGAGAAGCGCGCCGACGCCGGCCGCCCGCAGTGCCGAGCCCCATGCCCCACGCTCGCCGTTCAGCCGCAGTTCGGCAAGCCGGGCAAGGTACGCGGCGACAGCGCCGATGACTGCGGCTGCGAGGAGGGAGACGGATGCGGCACACGCAGCTGCGGCGGCGAGGCCTGCCAAGGAGCCGTTCAGCATCCGTTGTGCCGCTTGCTCGCGGGTGCGCAGCGAGAGTGCCCCTGCCGTGACCGCGCCGAGGACACCCGCCGTCACGCAGTTCAGCACGAGCGGGCCGGTGAAGCTGCTGAGTTCGCCCTCGAGGGCAACCAGCCAGGCAGCCCACGCGACGATCAGGGCGACCGTGAGTACGAGGGGTCGCGGTATGGGCGATTCGAGCACCCTGTCGCCCTCCGTGCGCCGCACCTGTGATGACCGGGTCATGAGCCAGAGGAAGACTCCTGCGCTCAAGTGCAGGGGTGCTGCGCCGCCGAAGTCGTCTGCCGTGATGGCGGGGAGCTCGATGATGTCCTCCTCCAACAGCACGAGTGGCACGAAGCAGAAGAGGTACCAGGCTACGGCTGACCAGACAGCCGACGACCTACCCGCTCTCCCCCGCAGCGCCTCGATGAGCGCCGCCATGACCGCGAACCCCATCACGAGCAGGAGCGAGAGGTGACCGATCACCATTGCATCCTGCACTGTCTGGACGGGTGACGCCCGCAGCTGGGGGCTAACGCGCCGCAGGCACAGCGAGAGGGGGTGCAGCCGTCGGCTGCACCCCCTCTATGCCAGAGTGTCACGCGTTCTCGAGCGCGTAGCCCTCCTCGCCGTGAACGATCGTGTCGATGCCTGCGATCTCGTCTTCGTTCTTGACGCGGAAGCCGAGCGTCTTCTCGATCGCGAAGCCGAGCACGAGAGCGACCACGAAGGAGTAGACGAGCACGCCGAGCGCTGCAACAACCTGCACGAGCAGCTGGCCAGCGTCGCCACCCGTGAAGAGGCCGGTCTCGATCGCGAAGAAGCCGAGGTAGATCGTGCCGATGAGGCCACCGACGAGGTGGATGCCGACGACGTCGAGAGAGTCATCAAAGCCGAGCTTGAACTTCAGCTCGATCGCGAGGGCACAGACTGCGCCGGCGACCACACCGAGCACGAGTGCCCAGATCGGGTCGAGGTTGGCGCAGGCAGGGGTGATGGCGACGAGACCGGAGACCGCTCCAGACGCTGCGCCGACAGCGGTGGCCTTGCCGTCCTTGAGCTTCTCGACGATGGCCCAACCGAGGATGGCAGCAGCCGTGGCGCCGAGCGTGTTGACCGCGATGAGGCCGACTCCCGCGAGTCCGTTGGCGAACTCGGCGCCCGCGTTGAAGCCGAACCAACCGAACCACAGCACGGAAGCGCCGAGGAGCACGAGGGGAACGTTGTGCGGCTTGTGGGCGCCCTTCTGGAACACGACGCGCTTACCGAGCACGAGCGCGAGCGCAAGCGCGGCGGCACCAGCGTTGATGTGCACTGCCGTTCCACCCGCGTAGTCGATGACGGCGGGGAGGCCCTCCATGATGGAGTCACCGATGCTGAGGATCCAGCCACCGCCCCAAACCCATGCAGCGACGGGAAAGTAGACCACCGTGGCCCAGATGCCGGCGAAGAGCATCCACGAACCGAACTTCGCGCGGTCGGCGATCGCACCCGAGATGAGCGCGACCGTGATGATGGCGAAGGTCGAGCCGAAGACGGCACCGATGAGGCCGTCGTTGTCGAGTCCTGCGAGGCCGAAGTTCTCACCGAAGGGGTTGCCGGAGAAGGCCCACGGCCCCGTCGTTGCGGACATGTTGAATCCGTAGAGAATCCACAGCACGCCGATGAGCGCCATCGAGCCGAAACTCATCATCATCATGCTGACGACACTCTTGGCCTTCACCAGGCCGC
Protein-coding regions in this window:
- a CDS encoding ammonium transporter codes for the protein MDTGELTWALVATALVLFMTPGVALFYGGLVKAKSVVSMMMMSFGSMALIGVLWILYGFNMSATTGPWAFSGNPFGENFGLAGLDNDGLIGAVFGSTFAIITVALISGAIADRAKFGSWMLFAGIWATVVYFPVAAWVWGGGWILSIGDSIMEGLPAVIDYAGGTAVHINAGAAALALALVLGKRVVFQKGAHKPHNVPLVLLGASVLWFGWFGFNAGAEFANGLAGVGLIAVNTLGATAAAILGWAIVEKLKDGKATAVGAASGAVSGLVAITPACANLDPIWALVLGVVAGAVCALAIELKFKLGFDDSLDVVGIHLVGGLIGTIYLGFFAIETGLFTGGDAGQLLVQVVAALGVLVYSFVVALVLGFAIEKTLGFRVKNEDEIAGIDTIVHGEEGYALENA